One Prionailurus bengalensis isolate Pbe53 chromosome D3, Fcat_Pben_1.1_paternal_pri, whole genome shotgun sequence genomic region harbors:
- the LOC122470401 gene encoding non-histone chromosomal protein HMG-14-like: MPKRKVSSAEGAAKKEPKRRSAKPALAKVEAKPKKAAGKEKSSDKRVQTKGKRGAKGKQTEVANQETKEDLPAEDGETKNEESPASDEVGEKEAKSD; this comes from the coding sequence ATGCCCAAGAGGAAGGTCAGCTCCGCCGAGGGGGCGGCGAAGAAGGAGCCCAAGAGGAGGTCAGCTAAACCTGCTCTTGCAAAAGTGGAAGCGAAGCCAAAAAAGGCGGCGGGAAAGGAGAAATCTTCAGACAAAAGAGTGcaaacaaaggggaaaaggggagcaaagggaaaacagaCTGAAGTGGCtaaccaagaaacaaaagaagacttACCTGCAGAAGACGGAGAAACTAAAAACGAGGAGAGTCCAGCCTCTGATGAagtaggagagaaagaagccaagtCTGATTAG